ATTGTGGTGCTGAAGTTACAGATTCTGCTTTTTGTTTCCAATGTGGTGAAAAAGTATCTTCACCTCAGACCGATAAAAATATGTGCCCAAAATGTGGCATTGCTAATGATAAAAACACTAATTTTTGTAGAAACTGTGGACACAAAATAGAAAATGGAGCATCAATATCTGAAAAACAAAGAGAATGGAATGCTAGAAGAGATGAAATAATTGAAAGATATGATAAACTTGCAGAAGAATTTGGAATTAAAAATGAAGATTACTTTTTAACAAGTGTTAAAAGATATAATTTCTTAGAACCAGGTACTACTAAACATAAAAAAATTAATGCTGTTTTAGGATATAATCCTGGATTATATTTAGGAAATGAAACCATCATTGATGGATTTTTCTTAATAAAAGAAGATAAATTTGTTTTTATGGAAATTGATAATAGGGATTTTAAAAAAGTTAATGCAGGAATAAATAATTTTTATTTTGATAAAATTGTCTCAATGAGAGTAACTAAAAGTCTTGGTGATGAAAGTAAGTACGAAGATATTACTAAAAGAGCTTGGACTTCTCCACATGATATTAAAAGATCTATTCAAAATGATATTCAAAGTTTAAAAGCAATACGATTTAAAGACTTAATTATAAACAATGACAGTGCAGATATGTTTGATAGATTATTAATTAAATTAGTCGATAATACTTCTTATGAAATTAGACTTCCTAGTTATGATTTTGGTCAAAAATTAGTTGATTTATTTGAAAGTTTAAAAGGCCAACCACAAAAAGTCATTATTGAAAATCAAAATTCTCAACCAAATAAAGCTCAACTTTTAAGTGAATATCAAGAATTATTAAATAGTGGTGCAATTACTCAGGAAGAGTTTAAAAAGCTTAAAAATGAACTAATATTTTCAAATAAGTAAAAAAGGGATGTCAAATGGTTAAATGTCAAGTTTGTGGTGAAGAAATTGGAAATGCAATTTTTTGTGAAAATTGCGGATCTAAAATTCCTTCTCAAAAAAAGAATAAAAAAGAAAAGGTTATAAATAATAATAATGAAAAGCAGGAAAAGAAATTTTGTGCTAACTGTGGAAGTGAAATGGCCAGTGAAGATAAATTTTGTTCTAATTGCGGAACTCATGAATTAAAGGCAAATAATCAGGTAGGCAATAATCTTGTTGCTACTTTTAATCCTGGAACTGCATTTTTAATATCTATATACACTACCGGTGCGGGACATATTTATTTAGGATTATTTAAAAGAGGCATATCCTTTTTAATATCTCAAATAGTGCTTGTAGTATTAGTAGCTATATTTACACTACTATTGGGATATCTATGGTATATGTTAGCTGTGATTGTATTATTATTAGGTATTTTAGCATGTTTAACTTTGCATATATATTCAATTT
This genomic stretch from Methanobrevibacter smithii ATCC 35061 harbors:
- a CDS encoding zinc-ribbon domain-containing protein: MVKCSNCGAEVTDSAFCFQCGEKVSSPQTDKNMCPKCGIANDKNTNFCRNCGHKIENGASISEKQREWNARRDEIIERYDKLAEEFGIKNEDYFLTSVKRYNFLEPGTTKHKKINAVLGYNPGLYLGNETIIDGFFLIKEDKFVFMEIDNRDFKKVNAGINNFYFDKIVSMRVTKSLGDESKYEDITKRAWTSPHDIKRSIQNDIQSLKAIRFKDLIINNDSADMFDRLLIKLVDNTSYEIRLPSYDFGQKLVDLFESLKGQPQKVIIENQNSQPNKAQLLSEYQELLNSGAITQEEFKKLKNELIFSNK
- a CDS encoding zinc ribbon domain-containing protein, which gives rise to MVKCQVCGEEIGNAIFCENCGSKIPSQKKNKKEKVINNNNEKQEKKFCANCGSEMASEDKFCSNCGTHELKANNQVGNNLVATFNPGTAFLISIYTTGAGHIYLGLFKRGISFLISQIVLVVLVAIFTLLLGYLWYMLAVIVLLLGILACLTLHIYSIYDSYKSIKKITNGESVEDIMFFNNFM